CGGGTTCAAGTCCCGCTATGAGCTCCACGTATTTTGTGAGAAGCTAAATTTAATATAAATTTTTATTTGATGAAACACATATCATAACGGAGGATAAGATGGCTAAAGAAAAATTTTCACGCAACAAGCCACACGTAAATATAGGTACCATTGGTCACGTTGACCACGGTAAAACAACTTTGACAGCTGCCATTTCTGCTGTTCTTTCAAGAAAAGGTCTTGCTGAGCTTAAAGATTATGATAATATCGATAATGCTCCAGAAGAGAAAGAGCGTGGTATAACTATCGCTACTTCACACATTGAGTATGAGACAGAAAATCGCCACTATGCTCACGTTGATTGTCCAGGACACGCCGACTATGTTAAAAATATGATTACTGGTGCGGCTCAAATGGATGGTGCGATACTAGTTGTTTCTGCTGCTGATGGTCCGATGCCACAAACTAGAGAGCATATTCTACTTTCTCGCCAAGTCGGCGTTCCATATATAGTTGTATTTATGAATAAGGCTGATATGGTTGATGATGCTGAACTTTTAGAGTTAGTTGAGATGGAAATTCGTGAGCTTTTAAACGAATATAACTTCCCAGGCGATGATACGCCTATTATAGCTGGTTCTGCACTTAAAGCTCTTGAAGAGGCTAAAGCAGGTCAAGATGGTGAGTGGTCAGCAAAAGTTATGGAGCTTATGGCTGCAGTTGACAGCTATATACCAACTCCAACTCGTGCAACTGATAAAGACTTCTTGATGCCTATCGAAGATGTTTTCTCAATATCAGGTCGTGGAACAGTTGTTACTGGTAGAATCGAAAAAGGTGTTGTAAAGGTTGGTGACACTATTGAGATTGTTGGTATCCGTGACACTCAAACAACAACAGTTACTGGTGTTGAGATGTTTAGAAAAGAGATGGATCAAGGCGAGGCCGGCGACAATGTTGGTGTTTTATTAAGAGGTACTAAAAAAGAGGATGTTGAGCGTGGTATGGTTTTATGTAAGCCAAAATCAATAACTCCTCATACAAAATTTGAAGGTGAAGTTTATATCTTGACTAAAGAAGAAGGTGGACGCCACACTCCATTCTTTAATAATTATAGACCACAATTTTATGTTAGAACAACTGACGTTACAGGCTCTATTACACTTCCAGAAGGAACTGAGATGGTTATGCCTGGTGATAATATAAGAATTTCTGTTGAGCTTATCGCTCCAGTTGCACTTGAAGAAGGTACACGTTTTGCGATCCGCGAGGGTGGTAGAACTGTTGGTTCAGGCGTTGTTTCTAAAATACTTGCATAATTCAAATAAAGAGCGATTAAATTCGCTCTTTAAATTTTAAGGAAAATTGATGAGAGTTAAAGTTGGTTTAAAATGTTCTGAAAGTGGTGATATAAACTACACTACAACTAAAAATAGTAAGACTATGACAGAAAAGTTAGAGCTTAAAAAATATTGCCCAAGACTTAAAAAACATACTATTCACAAAGAAGTAAAATTAAAAAGTTAATGGGCTAATACCATTAGGGCAATAGCTCCAACGGTAGAGCACTGGATTCCAAATCCAATGGTTGGGGGTTCGAATCCCTCTTGCCCTGCCATAATAAGGTTAAAAATGGAAAAATTAATAAATTATATAAAATTATCTAAGCTTGAAATTTTAAAAGTTATATTTCCTACCAAAGAGCAAGTAAGAAATGCTTTTATTACAGTTTTTATCGTAGTTGCAGTAGTATCACTTTTTTTGGCGTTAGTTGATGCGATTATGTCATTTACGCTTTCTAAAATAATATAAGGAATTGTAAGATGGCACATAAGTGGTATGCTATTCAGACTTATGCTGGTAGTGAGATGGCTGTTAAAAGAGGTATTGAAAATTTAGTAAAAGATCATGGTATTGAAGATCGGTTAAAGAATGTTATAGTTCCTACTGAAGATGTCATAGAGATTAAAAATGGAAAACAAAAGATAAATGAGAGAACTCTTTATCCAGGTTATGCTTTTGCACTATTAGATCTTGATACTGCTCTTTGGCATAAAATTCAGTCCTTGCCAAAAGTTAGTAGATTTATAGGTGAGCAAAAAAAGCCTACGCCTTTAAGCGATAAAGATATTAATACAATTTTGGAAAAAGTAGAAAAACGTGCTGCACCTAAACCAAAAATCTTCTTTGAAGAAGGTGAGAGTGTTCGAATAATAGATGGTCCTTTTGCAAACTTTACAGGTATTGTAGAAGAATACGATATGGTTCATGGAAAACTTCGTCTAAATGTCTCGATATTTGGTAGAAGCACACCAGTTGATATTTTATATTCACAAGTTGAGAAGATAATCTAAGGAGAAAGTTTATGGCTAAGAAAGTTATAGGCGAAATTAAATTACAAATTGCTGCTACAAAGGCAAATCCAAGCCCTCCAGTTGGTCCAGCACTTGGTCAAAAGGGTGTAAATATTATGGAATTTTGTAAAGCATTTAACGAAAGAACAAAAGATATGGTGGGGTTTAATATCCCTGTAGTTATAACTGTTTATGCTGACAAAAGCTTTACATTTATTACAAAGCAACCACCTGCAACAGACCTTATAAAAAAAGCTGCTGGTATAGCAAAAGGAACAGATAACCCTTTAAAAAACAAAGTTGGTAAACTTACAAAAGCTCAAGTTTTAGAGATAGTTGAGAAAAAACTTGCAGATTTAAATACAAAAGATAAAGAGCAAGCGGCTAAGATCATTGCTGGTTCAGCTCGTTCAATGGGTGTCGAAGTAATAGACTAAAACCTTTACCGTCGGGTTGATTAACATAAGACGGAAGCACTTTAAAATGCGGAGAATTTAATGGGAAAAACTACTAAAAGATTTGCTGAGTTACTAAAAAAAGTAGATGCAAATAAAATTTATAATCTTACAGAGGCGATAGATACTATCAAAACTTTATCATCTGCTAAATTTGATGAGACAGTTGAGATTGCTCTTAAACTAAATGTTGATCCAAGACATGCAGACCAGATGGTTCGTGGCTCGGTAGTATTACCAGCTGGGACAGGCAAGACTGTTCGTGTTGCAGTCATTGCAAAAGATGCTAAAGCTGATGAGGCTAAGGCTGCTGGTGCTGATATAGTTGGTTCTGATGAGCTTGTAGAGGATATTCAAAAGGGTATTATGAACTTTGATGTTCTTATAGCAACACCAAATTTAATGGGGCTAGTTGGTAAAGTCGGTCGTATCCTTGGACCAAAAGGTCTTATGCCAAATCCAAAAACAGGCACAGTTACTATGGACGTAGCTCAAGCCGTTAACAATGCAAAGAGCGGTCAGGTAAATTTCCGTGTTGATAAGCAAGGAAATATACACGCTGGTCTTGGTAAAGTAAGCTTTAGTAAAGAGCAACTCGTTGAAAATATTTCAACTTTTATAAAAGCTATAAACAAACATAAACCGGCTACAGCAAAAGGTAGATATGTTAAAAATGCTACATTGTCATTAACAATGAGTCCGTCTATTGCACTTGATACTCAAGAAGTTATGGATCTAAAATAGATTTATGAGCCTCTTTAGAGGCTCTTTTAAATTTAAGCTAAAAATGTGAATACTTTAGTATTTAGATTTTTATCTTAGATTGGAGATAGCCGAGGCCTTAGGGCTTAATTGATTCGACCCACTCTGCTTGAAATCACCGGTCGGAAAGGAGTAATATGACACGTAACGAAAAATCGAAAGTTATAGCTAATCTTGAAAATGAATTTAAAGAAGCACAAGCGATTGTTGTTTGTGATTATCGCGGTTTAAGTGTTAAAAGACTTGAAGTTTTAAGAAATGCTGCTAGAGAGCAAGGTGTAAAAGTTCAAGTTATCAAAAATACACTCGCTAATATAGCTCTTAATAATGTAGAAAAAAGTGGATTGGATCTAAAAGATACAAATATCTACGTTTGGGGTGAAGATCAACTAGCTGTAACAAAAGTTGTTGTTAAATTTGAAGAGAGTAATTCTGAGCTTTTTAAAATTAAGACAGCATATATCGATGGAGAGGTTGCAAAAGCTGAAAAAGTTGTCGCTCTTTCTAAAATGCCTAGTCGTGATGAGCTTCTTGGTATGCTTTTGCAAGTTTGGAATGCGCCTATCCAAAATTTCACAATTGGACTAAATGCGCTTAGAGAGAAAAAAGAACAATCAGCATAAAATTTAGAAGGATAATAAAATGGCAATTACTAAAGAAGATGTATTAGAATTTATTTCTAACCTTTCAGTATTAGAGTTAAGTGAACTTGTAAAAGAGTTTGAAGAGAAATTTGGTGTAAGTGCTGCTCCAGTTATGGTAGCTGGCGGTGCTGTAGCTGGCGGTGCTGCTGAGGCAGCTGAAGAGAAGACTGAATTTAACGTAGTTTTAGTTGATTCAGGTGATAAAAAAATCAACGTTATTAAGGTTGTTAGAGCTCTTACGGGTCTTGGTCTTAAAGAGGCAAAAGATGCAGTTGAGGGAACCCCATCTGTTCTTAAAGAGGGCATCAGCAAAGATGAAGCTGAGGCAGCTAAAAAAGAGCTTGAAGAAGCTGGTGCTAAAGTCGAGCTTAAATAATTTCAACTTGAAGTTATTAATCGCAGAGAGGGCAATGCTCTCTCTTTTTTTAAATTTAGACGCCTTTTTAAAAGGGCTATACTTTCTTTCAAAATTACCACGAGGTAGATGCAATGTTAAATAGCTTATACTCAGGAAATCGTCTTAGAGTTGATTTCTCTAATGTCGCCAAAGAGATAGATGTTCCTAACCTACTACAATTACAAAAAAAGAGTTTTGATAATTTTTTAAATTTAGATAATAATCAAGCAGAGAGTGGAATCGAAAAAGTTTTTAGATCAATTTTTCCTATTCACGATCCACAAAATCGTCTAAGCTTAGAATATGTCAGTTCTGAGATCGGTAAATCAAAATATACTATTAGAGAGTGTATTGAGCGTGGTCTTACATATTCTGTAAATTTAAAGATGAAAATTCGCCTTATTCTTCACGAAAAAGATGAAAAAACTGGTGAAAAGATAGGCGTTAAAGATATAAAAGAGCAAGAAATTTATATTAGAGAAATTCCTTTAATGACAGATAGAATTTCATTTATTATCAATGGCGTTGAGCGTGTTGTTGTTAATCAACTTCACAGAAGTCCAGGCGTTATTTTTAAACAAGAAGAGAGTGCGACTGTTGCAAACAAGCTTATTCATACAGCTCAAATCATACCAGATCGTGGCTCTTGGTTATACTTTGAATATGATACAAAAGACGTTTTATACGTTAGAATTAATAAACGCAGAAAAGTACCTATAACTATACTATTTAGAGCACTTGGATATAAAAAACAAGATATTATAAAGCTATTTTATCCAATTCAAACATTAGGCATTAAAAATAATAAATTTTTGACACCATTTAATCCAGATGATTATCTTGGTAGGATTGATTATGATATAAAAGATGAAAATGGCAATGTCCTTCATCAAGCCGGTAAGCGTTTAACTAAGAAAAAAGCAGATAAGCTTATCGAAGATGGTGTAAAATGGGTTGAGTATCCAACAGAAGTTTTACTTAGCCGTTATTTGGCATCCCCTGTTATAAATAAAGAAAGTGGCGAAGTGCTTTATGATATACTTTCTCAACTTGATGAAAATAAACTCATTAAAATTTTAAACGAACAAGATAGTATTGAGATTATCAATAACTCAGCTTCTGGCGTTGATGACGCAATTATTAACTCATTTATCGCTGATAATGAGATGCTTAAAATTTTACGCCAAACCGAAGGTGTAGATGATGAAAACGACCTTTCTGCAATTAGAATTTATAAAGTTATGCGTCCTGGCGAGCCAGTCGTAAAAGAGGCAGCAAAGAGCTTTGTAAATGATATATTCTTTAATCCAGAGAGATACGATCTGACAAAAGTTGGTCGTATGAAGATGAATCACAAGCTTGGGCTTGATGTACCAGAATATGTAACAGTTTTAACTAGTGAAGATATCATAAAAACGGCAAAATATCTTATAAAAGTTAAAAATGGGCAAGGATATATCGACGATCGCGATCACCTTGGAAATAGACGTATTAGATCTATCGGTGAACTTTTGGCTAATGAGCTTCATTTGGGATTTGTTAAGATGCAAAAGGCGATCCGCGATAAATTTACAAGTCTAAGCAGTAATGTAGAAGAGATAATGCCATATGATCTTATAAATCCAAAGATGATAACAGCTACGATAATGGAATTTTTTACTGGCGGACAGCTAAGCCAGTTTATGGATCAGACAAATCCGCTGAGCGAAGTTACTCACAAACGCCGTCTTTCAGCACTTGGTGAAGGTGGCTTAGTTAAAGAGCGTGCTGGATTTGAAGTGCGTGACGTACATCCTACGCACTATGGTCGTATTTGTCCTATTGAGACGCCAGAAGGTCAAAATATCGGTCTTATCAACACCCTTGCTACATATGCTAAAGTAAATGAACTTGGTTTTGTTGAAGCACCATACAAAAAGGTCGTTGACGGCAAGGTAACTGATGAGATTATATATATAACAGCAACCCAAGAAGAGGGTAACGTCATAGCTCCTGCTTCGACAAAAGTCGATGAGAATGGTTATATTGTTGAAGATTTGTTAGAAGTTAGGCGTGAGGGTGAGATGATGCTTGCACGTCGAGAAGAGGTAACACTTATAGACCTTTGCTCTGGCATGATAGCTGGTGTGGCTGCATCGCTAATTCCATTTTTAGAACATGATGACGCTAACCGTGCTTTGATGGGATCAAATATGCAGCGTCAAGCTGTTCCATTACTTCGTTCTACAGCCCCAATAGTTGGAACTGGTATGGAGAGCGTTATCGCACGTGATACTTGGGAAAGTGTAAAGGCTAAACGCGGTGGTATCGTAGAAAAAGTAGATAATAAAAATATATTTATTTTAGGTGAAGATGAAGCAGGTCCATTTATAGACCATTACTCTCTTGATAAAAATTTAAGAACAAACCAAAATACAACTTTTTCTCAACACCCTATTGTTAAAAAAGGTGAAGAGATCGAGGCAGATCAGATAATAGCTGATGGTCCGAGCATGGAGAAAGGTGAGCTTGCGATCGGTAAAAACGCTCTTATCGCATTTATGCCTTGGAATGGATATAACTACGAAGACGCGATTGTTATAAGCGAAAAGATGATACGCGAAGATGCATTTACAAGCGTTCATATTTATGAAAAAGAGATAGAGGCTCGTGAGTTAAAAGACGGAGTAGAAGAGATCACAAAAGATATTCCAAACGTTAAAGAAGAGGACTTATTACATCTTGATGAGAGCGGCATCATAAAGATAGGAACACAAATAAAGCCTGGTATGATTTTAGTAGGCAAAGTATCTCCAAAAGGCGAGGTCAAACCAACTCCTGAAGAGCGGTTGCTTCGTGCTATATTTGGCGAAAAAGCAGGACACGTTGTCAACAAATCCCTATATGCGACTGCTTCTATGGAAGGCGTCGTGGTTGATGTTAAAATTTTTACGAAAAAGGGACATGAGAAGGATGCTAGGACAAACAAAGCTTATGAGGAAGAGAAATCAATCTTAGAAAAAGAGCACCACGATAGACTTTTGATGTTAGATCGCGAAGAAATGTTAAAAGTAACATCTTTACTATCTAAAAATGTACTAACATCAGCACAAACTATAAACAAAAAAGAGTATAAAAAAGGTGCAAAGATAGCAATAGATGATTTAGAAAACGCTAATCGCTTTACGCTAAATGCTATCGTTAAAAGCTTCTCAAAAGAGGTGCAAAAGCAGTATGATGAGCTTAAAAATCACTTCCAAAATGAGAAGAAAAAACTTAAAGAAGAACACGATGCTAAAATAGAAATTTTAGAAAAAGACGATATATTGCCAAGTGGTGTAGTCAAGCTTGTTAAGGTCTATGTGGCTACAAAACGTAAACTAAAAGTGGGTGATAAGATGGCTGGACGGCACGGAAATAAAGGTATCGTCTCAAATATAGTTCCAGAGGTTGATATGCCATATCTACCTAGTGGTCAGATAGTTGACATAGTGCTTAACCCTCTAGGTGTTCCTAGCCGTATGAATATTGGTCAAATTTTAGAGAGTCACTTAGGTCTTGTTGGCTACCGCTTAGGTGAGCAGATAAATGAAATTTTTGAGACTAAAAAGAGCGAATGGATAAAAGAGTTACGTGCTAAAATGATAGAGATAGCAAGCGTATCAAAGCTTATGGATGCAAAAAATGCACTTAGTAAGATGAGTGATGATAAGTTACTTGAATATGCTAAAGATTGGCGACAAGGCGTGAGATTTGCGACACCTATTTTTGAAGGTGTTAAAGTTGAGGATTTTGCCAAGCTATTTGAGATGGCACACATCGACCCAGACGGTAAAACAGAGCTATACGATGGACGCACAGGTTCAAAAATTCGTGAGCGTGTTAATGTTGGTTGTATGTATATGCTTAAACTTCACCACCTTGTTGACGAGAAAGTCCATGCTAGAAGCACTGGACCATACAGTCTGGTTACTCAGCAGCCTGTCGGTGGCAAAGCATTGTTTGGTGGACAAAGATTTGGAGAGATGGAGGTTTGGGCTTTAGAGGCTTACGGTGCAGCACACACGCTTCGTGAGATGCTAACAGTCAAATCAGACGATGTAGAGGGTCGTTTATCAGCATACAAGGCATTAACACGTGGTGAAAATGTCCCAGAGACAGGCATACCAGAGACGTTCTTTGTTCTTACAAATGAGCTAAAATCACTAGCTTTAGATGTTGAGATATATGATGAGGATGAGAGTAATGAAAACGAATAATTTAATACCGATTGAGATAAAAGAAGATCATAGACCACGAAATTTCGAGGCCTTTCAACTTCGTTTGGCTAGTCCAGAAAAGATAAAATCTTGGAGTCACGGCGAGGTAAAAAAGCCTGAAACTATAAACTATCGCACACTTAAGCCTGAGCGTGATGGTCTTTTTTGTGCTAAAATTTTTGGACCGATAAGAGATTATGAGTGCCTTTGTGGAAAATACAAAAAGATGCGTTATAAGGGCGTTAAGTGCGAAAAATGTGGCGTTGAAGTAACTAGCTCAAAAGTTCGTCGCTCACGTATGGGACACATTGAGCTTGTAACTCCTGTAGCTCATATTTGGTATGTAAATTCACTTCCAAGTCGCATAGGAACGTTGCTTGGTATAAAAATGAAAGATCTTGAGCGTGTGCTTTATTATGAGGCATATATAGTCGAAGAACCAGGCGAGGCATTTTATGATAATGAGAATTCTAAAAAGGTTGAAAAATACGATGTCTTAAATGAAGAACAGTATCAAAGCTTAGCTCAACGCTATGAAAATAATGGTTTTGTCGCTAGAATGGGTGGTGAAGTTATCCGCGATATGCTTACTGATATTGATCTAATGGCTACATTAGAGCAACTTAAGGCTGAAGCTGAGGCTACAAATTCAGAAGCAAAGAAAAAAACTATTGTTAAGCGTTTAAAAGTTATTGAGAGCTTTTTAAACTCAGGCAATCGCCCAGAGTGGATGATGATTACAAATTTACCTGTGCTACCGCCTGATTTACGCCCACTTGTCAGCCTTGATGGCGGTAAATTTGCTGTTTCAGATGTTAACGATTTATATCGTCGTGTAATAAATAGAAACAGTCGTTTAAAGCGTCTTTTAGAACTTGATGCACCTGAGATTATTATAAGAAACGAAAAGCGTATGCTTCAAGAGGCAGTAGATGCACTATTTGACAATGGCCGTAGAGCAAATGCCGTAAAAGGTGCAAACAAACGTCCACTTAAGTCGTTAAGCGAGATTATCAAAGGTAAACAGGGGCGTTTCAGACAAAATTTACTTGGTAAACGTGTGGATTTCTCTGGTCGTTCCGTTATAGTTGTCGGTCCAAAGCTTAGAATGGATCAATGTGGTTTGCCTAAGAAAATGGCATTAGAGCTATTTAAGCCACACCTTTTAGCACGTTTAGAAGAAAAGGGCTATGCAACTACTGTAAAACAAGCTAAGAAAATGATAGAGGATAAGACAAACGAGGTATGGGAGTGTTTAGAAGAGGTTGTTAAAGATCACCCAGTTATGCTAAACCGTGCTCCGACGCTTCACAAACTATCCATCCAAGCGTTTCATCCAGTGTTAGTTGAAGGTAAAGCAATACAGCTTCATCCGCTAGTTTGTGCGGCGTTTAACGCAGACTTTGATGGTGACCAGATGGCGGTTCACGTGCCACTATCGCAGGAGGCTATTGCAGAGTGTAAAATTTTAATGCTTAGCTCTATGAATATCTTACTTCCAGCCAGCGGTAAGGCTATAACTGTGCCTAGCCAAGATATGGTTTTAGGGATTTATTACTTAAGCTTAGAGCGAACTGATGAAAAAGGTGCGAATAAAATTTTTGCATCAGTTGATGAGGTTATGATAGCCGAAGAGGCAAATACCCTAGGGCTTCATGCCAAGATAAAGACAATGATAGATGATAGGACGATGTTTACGACCGCTGGACGTTTGATACTTCGTTCGATACTACCAGATTTTGTTCCAGATAATATGTGGAATAAAGTAATGAAGAAAAAAGATATTGCGAATTTGGTTGATTATGTTTATCGCAATGGTGGACTTGAAGTAACGGCAGATTTTTTAGATAAGCTTAAAAATTTAGGTTTCCGTTATGCGACAAAAGCTGGAATCTCGATCTCTATAGCTGATATTATAGTTCCTGATAGCAAACAAAAACATATCGATGAAGCCAAGAAAAAGGTACGTGAGATTCAGCGTCAATACGGAGCTGGTCTGTTAACGGATAGTGAGAGGTATAATAAGATCGTTGATATCTGGACAGATACAAATAACTCTGTTGCTGGTGAGATGATGAAACTTATCCAAAATGATAAAGGTGGATTTAACTCTATTTATATGATGGCTGACTCTGGAGCTAGAGGCTCTGCGGCACAAATTCGTCAGCTTGCTGGTATGCGTGGCTTGATGGCTAAACCAGATGGCTCGATTATTGAGACTCCGATTACCTCAAATTTCCGTGAGGGTCTAAACATAATGGAATACTTCATTTCTACGCACGGAGCCAGAAAAGGTCTTGCGGATACTGCGTTAAAAACTGCAAACGCTGGTTATCTTACTCGTAAGTTGATAGATGTCGCACAAAATGTCAAGGTCACTATGCATGATTGTGGTACTCACGAAGGTGTTGAGATCACTGATATAACAGAAAATGGTGAACTTATAGAGAGCTTAGAAGAGAGAATTTTGGGTCGTATTTTGGCTGATGATGTGATTGATCCTATAACAAATGAAATTTTATTTTCAGAAGGTACGCTTATTGACGAAGAGAAGGCAAAAACTATTGCAGACGCTAGTATAAAATCAGTAAGTATAAGGACGCCTATTACTTGCAAAGCACCAAAAGGTGTATGTGCTAAGTGCTATGGTATAAATTTGGGCGAAGGTAAGCTAGTCAAACCAGGTGAAGCTGTCGGTATCATCTCAGCTCAATCTATCGGTGAGCCAGGAACTCAGCTAACACTTAGAACATTCCATATCGGTGGAACAGCATCAACTGAGCAGCAAGACCGTCAAGTAGTCGCTCAGCAAGAGGGCTTTATAAGATTTTATAACCTTAATACATACGAAAACAATGGTAAGATAATTGTTGCAAATAGAAGAAGTGCTGCTGTTTTACTAGTAGAGCCAAAGATTAAATCAACTATTGACGGTAAAGTAGAGATAGAATTTGCTCACGAAGACGTAAATATAACTATTAAAGGCAAAAAAGAAGAGGTTAAATACACTATCCGTAGGCACGATCTAGCAAAGCCAAATGAGCTTGCTGGTGTTAGTGGTAAGATCGAAGGAAAGATGTATATCCCTTATGCAAATGGCGATAAGATAAGTGCAAATGAAAGCCTTGTAGAGATTATAAAAGAGGGCTGGAATGTGCCAAATCGTATCCCTTATGCAAGTGAGTTAAAGATAACAGATGGAGAGCCAGTAACGCAGAAAATTTTATCAGGTGCGATCGGTATTGTTAAATTTTTCATACTCAATGGTGATTATTTAGAGCGTATTAAAGAGATAAAAAAGGGTCATAAAGTAACTGAAAAAGGGCTATTTGTCGTCGTTTCTGATAAAGATGGACGTGAGGCTGTTCGCCACTACATTCCAAGAAATTCTATTATTCAGCTAGATGATAATGAAGCCGTTGATACAAAAACTATTATCGCACTACCTGAGAGTAGCGATAAGCTAATAATCGCTGAGTGGGATCCATACTCAAGCCCAGTCATCGCAGAAGAGGCTGGTGTGGTTAGCTTTGAAGATATCGAGCCAGGATATAGTGCGGCTGAGCAGTTTGATGAGGCTACAGGACAGAGCCGTTTGGTTATAAATGAGTATCTGCCAAGTGGTGTAAAACCAACTATCATTGTAGCAACACAGACAGGTGGACTTATGAGATATCAGCTTGAGCCAAAAACAGCTATTTTCGTTACTGATGGTGCAGATGTTGCACAAGCTGATATTTTAGCTAAGACACCAAAAGCGGTCGCAAAATCAAAAGATATCACCGGTGGTCTCCCACGTGTATCTGAGTTATTTGAGGCACGTCGCCCTAAAAATACAGCTATTGTTGCTGAGATTGATGGTGTTGTAAGATTTGACAAGCCACTTCGCTCAAAAGAGCGTATAATTATAGAAGCAGAGGATGGTGCGACAGCTGAGTATCTTATAGATAAAACACGTCAAATTCAAGTTAGAAATGGTGAGTTTGTTCATGCTGGCGAGAAACTAACTGATGGTCTTATCTCAAGCCATGATATATTAAGAATTTTGGGCGAAAAGGCACTCCATTACTATTTGATTAGTGAAATTCAACAGGTTTATCGCCGTCAAGGTGTTGCGATAGCTGATAAGCATATTGAAATCATTGTATCTCAGATGTTGCGTCAAGTTAAGATCGTTGATAGTGGTAATACAAATTTTATCGTTGGCGATATGATCTCGCGTACTAAATTTAAAGAAGAAAATGAGCGTATTATGAGAATGGGTGGTGAACCTGCCATTGCTGAGCCGATACTTCTAGGTGTTACTCGTGCGGCTATCGGTAGTGATAGTGTTATATCTGCAGCATCTTTCCAAGAGACTACAAAGGTGCTTACAGAGGCATCAATAGCTGCTAAATTTGACTATCTTGAAGATCTAAAAGAAAATGTTATTCTAGGCCGTATGATACCTGTTGGAACTGGTCTTTATAAAGATAAAAAGATAAAATTAAAAGAAATTTAATATTCTTTTTCTTTGTTAGCCCCTTGTTTTAGGGGCTATGTATTAAATTTGATTTACTATTTTTTAGTATAATCCTTGATTTTAAAGGATGTATAATGTTAAAAAATAGTGATTTGGGGCTTTTATTACTCCGTCTTGGACTTGGAATTTGTCTATTTATCCACGGATTTGCGAAGCTTACCGGTGGCATTAGTTTTGTCAAATCGATGGTTGTCGGTGCTGGTTTGCCTGAAATTTTATCATACGGTGTTTATATTGGTGAAGTGGTCGCTCCACTTGCACTTATAATCGGTTTTTATTCACGTATTTCATCGGCTATTATAGCTATTAACTCAATTGTTATACTTTATGTTGCACATCCAAATTTATTGGCACTTACACAATACGGTGGTTTTAAAGCTGAGATTTTATACCTTTATATAGCTATGGCACTCTGCCTTGTTTTTATGGGTAGTGGTAAATATGCCGTTGCAAGAGATTAAAATTTGTTACATATTTATTAAATATTATTAATTTT
This portion of the Campylobacter anatolicus genome encodes:
- the rpoB gene encoding DNA-directed RNA polymerase subunit beta: MLNSLYSGNRLRVDFSNVAKEIDVPNLLQLQKKSFDNFLNLDNNQAESGIEKVFRSIFPIHDPQNRLSLEYVSSEIGKSKYTIRECIERGLTYSVNLKMKIRLILHEKDEKTGEKIGVKDIKEQEIYIREIPLMTDRISFIINGVERVVVNQLHRSPGVIFKQEESATVANKLIHTAQIIPDRGSWLYFEYDTKDVLYVRINKRRKVPITILFRALGYKKQDIIKLFYPIQTLGIKNNKFLTPFNPDDYLGRIDYDIKDENGNVLHQAGKRLTKKKADKLIEDGVKWVEYPTEVLLSRYLASPVINKESGEVLYDILSQLDENKLIKILNEQDSIEIINNSASGVDDAIINSFIADNEMLKILRQTEGVDDENDLSAIRIYKVMRPGEPVVKEAAKSFVNDIFFNPERYDLTKVGRMKMNHKLGLDVPEYVTVLTSEDIIKTAKYLIKVKNGQGYIDDRDHLGNRRIRSIGELLANELHLGFVKMQKAIRDKFTSLSSNVEEIMPYDLINPKMITATIMEFFTGGQLSQFMDQTNPLSEVTHKRRLSALGEGGLVKERAGFEVRDVHPTHYGRICPIETPEGQNIGLINTLATYAKVNELGFVEAPYKKVVDGKVTDEIIYITATQEEGNVIAPASTKVDENGYIVEDLLEVRREGEMMLARREEVTLIDLCSGMIAGVAASLIPFLEHDDANRALMGSNMQRQAVPLLRSTAPIVGTGMESVIARDTWESVKAKRGGIVEKVDNKNIFILGEDEAGPFIDHYSLDKNLRTNQNTTFSQHPIVKKGEEIEADQIIADGPSMEKGELAIGKNALIAFMPWNGYNYEDAIVISEKMIREDAFTSVHIYEKEIEARELKDGVEEITKDIPNVKEEDLLHLDESGIIKIGTQIKPGMILVGKVSPKGEVKPTPEERLLRAIFGEKAGHVVNKSLYATASMEGVVVDVKIFTKKGHEKDARTNKAYEEEKSILEKEHHDRLLMLDREEMLKVTSLLSKNVLTSAQTINKKEYKKGAKIAIDDLENANRFTLNAIVKSFSKEVQKQYDELKNHFQNEKKKLKEEHDAKIEILEKDDILPSGVVKLVKVYVATKRKLKVGDKMAGRHGNKGIVSNIVPEVDMPYLPSGQIVDIVLNPLGVPSRMNIGQILESHLGLVGYRLGEQINEIFETKKSEWIKELRAKMIEIASVSKLMDAKNALSKMSDDKLLEYAKDWRQGVRFATPIFEGVKVEDFAKLFEMAHIDPDGKTELYDGRTGSKIRERVNVGCMYMLKLHHLVDEKVHARSTGPYSLVTQQPVGGKALFGGQRFGEMEVWALEAYGAAHTLREMLTVKSDDVEGRLSAYKALTRGENVPETGIPETFFVLTNELKSLALDVEIYDEDESNENE